Proteins encoded within one genomic window of [Enterobacter] lignolyticus SCF1:
- a CDS encoding sugar diacid recognition domain-containing protein, with protein sequence MKKQYLKDYTARQIVQRAMSIIPYSVNVMDEHGIIIASGEPSRIHQRHEGAILALKDNRVVEIDSATAITLKGVRPGINLPISFHGQLIGVLGITGEPDEVRAYAELVKMASELVIEHMALIEQKEWDKRYREELIHQLIMREPPAERLHSMVSYLGIDLQQPMVVAIIELRQPDREALRNLMDYFENRARDHLVTFTDFNELIIIKPITMKGGRWDLGQEMKDLQCFKSWASSSGFSRIIVGGHFPGESGLHRSWQTARATQAMVKRQKVKDQYVFYHDYALPALLSDVAESWQVQELSRLWLQLVNHDSKGVLQQTLRAWFEHNCDLSQTAKALHIHVNTLRYRLQRCEDITHIKINDMKSVLWLFIGMELQRDAVDSHNLSAKRPTKVR encoded by the coding sequence ATGAAAAAGCAATATCTGAAGGACTATACCGCGCGCCAGATTGTCCAGCGGGCGATGAGTATTATTCCGTACTCCGTCAACGTGATGGATGAGCACGGCATCATCATCGCCTCCGGGGAGCCGTCGCGGATCCACCAGCGGCACGAAGGGGCTATCCTGGCGCTGAAGGATAACCGGGTCGTCGAAATTGATTCCGCCACCGCCATTACGCTTAAGGGCGTTCGTCCTGGCATCAATCTGCCCATCTCGTTTCATGGGCAGCTGATTGGCGTGCTGGGGATAACCGGCGAGCCCGACGAGGTGCGGGCCTACGCCGAGCTGGTCAAAATGGCGTCCGAGCTGGTGATTGAACATATGGCGCTGATTGAGCAAAAAGAGTGGGACAAGCGCTATCGCGAAGAGCTTATCCACCAGCTCATCATGCGTGAGCCGCCCGCCGAGCGGCTGCATTCGATGGTCTCCTATCTGGGGATTGATCTGCAGCAGCCGATGGTGGTGGCGATTATCGAGCTGCGCCAGCCGGATCGGGAAGCGCTGCGCAACCTGATGGACTATTTTGAAAACCGCGCCCGCGACCATCTGGTGACCTTCACCGATTTCAACGAGCTGATCATCATTAAGCCCATCACCATGAAGGGCGGGCGCTGGGATCTGGGCCAGGAAATGAAGGATCTGCAGTGCTTTAAGTCCTGGGCCAGCAGCTCCGGCTTTAGCCGAATTATCGTCGGCGGCCATTTCCCGGGAGAGAGCGGGCTGCACCGTTCCTGGCAGACCGCCCGCGCCACCCAGGCGATGGTGAAGCGGCAAAAAGTGAAAGATCAGTACGTGTTCTACCATGACTACGCGCTGCCGGCGCTGCTGAGCGATGTGGCCGAAAGCTGGCAGGTGCAGGAGCTGTCCCGTCTGTGGCTGCAGCTGGTGAACCACGACAGCAAAGGGGTGCTGCAGCAGACGCTGCGGGCATGGTTTGAGCATAATTGTGACCTTTCTCAAACGGCGAAGGCGCTGCATATTCATGTCAATACGCTGCGCTACCGCCTGCAGCGCTGTGAAGATATAACACATATAAAAATCAATGACATGAAAAGCGTTCTTTGGCTGTTTATCGGCATGGAGCTGCAGCGTGACGCTGTAGATTCCCACAATTTATCGGCAAAGCGCCCGACGAAAGTTCGTTAA
- a CDS encoding AI-2E family transporter produces MLEMLMQWYRRRFSDPEAIALLVILLAGFGILFFFSGLLAPLLVAIVLAYLLEWPTIRLERIGCSRRWATSIVLILFVGILLLMAFVVMPVAWQQGINLIRDMPGMLNKLSDFAATLPRRYPALMDAGIIDAMADNMRNRMLTMGDSVVKYSLASLVGLLTLAVYLVLVPLMVFFLVKDKEQMLNAVRRILPRNRGLAGQVWKEMNQQITNYIRGKVLEMVVVGVATWIGFLLFGLNYSLLLAVLVGLSVLIPYIGAFVVTIPVVCVALFQFGLGTEFWSLFAVYLIIQGLDGNLLVPVLFSEAVNLHPLVIILSVVIFGGLWGFWGVFFAIPLATLIKAVVHAWPDSPAVDEP; encoded by the coding sequence ATGCTTGAGATGTTGATGCAGTGGTATCGCCGTCGCTTTAGCGACCCGGAGGCGATAGCGTTACTGGTCATTTTGCTTGCCGGTTTCGGCATCCTTTTCTTTTTCAGCGGCCTGCTGGCTCCGCTGCTGGTGGCGATCGTACTGGCCTATCTGCTGGAGTGGCCGACAATCCGGCTTGAGCGCATCGGCTGCTCGCGCCGCTGGGCGACCTCTATTGTGCTGATACTGTTCGTCGGTATTTTACTGCTGATGGCGTTTGTGGTGATGCCGGTCGCCTGGCAGCAGGGAATTAACCTTATCCGCGATATGCCGGGCATGCTCAATAAGCTCTCAGACTTTGCCGCGACGCTGCCGCGACGCTATCCGGCGCTGATGGACGCCGGCATCATCGACGCCATGGCCGATAACATGCGCAACCGGATGCTGACGATGGGCGACTCGGTGGTGAAATACTCGCTGGCCTCCCTGGTCGGTCTGCTGACGCTGGCGGTATATCTCGTTCTGGTGCCGCTGATGGTGTTCTTCCTCGTCAAAGACAAAGAGCAGATGCTCAACGCCGTACGCCGCATCCTGCCGCGTAACCGCGGGCTGGCGGGCCAGGTCTGGAAAGAGATGAACCAGCAGATAACCAACTATATTCGCGGCAAAGTGCTGGAAATGGTGGTGGTGGGCGTCGCAACGTGGATTGGCTTCCTGCTGTTCGGCCTCAACTATTCGCTGCTGCTGGCGGTGCTGGTCGGGCTGTCGGTGCTTATCCCCTATATCGGCGCCTTCGTGGTGACCATCCCGGTGGTGTGCGTGGCGCTGTTCCAGTTCGGTCTTGGTACCGAGTTCTGGAGCCTGTTCGCGGTGTATCTGATTATTCAGGGGCTGGACGGCAACCTGCTGGTGCCGGTGCTGTTCTCCGAAGCCGTGAACCTGCATCCGCTGGTGATTATTCTCTCGGTGGTGATTTTCGGCGGGCTGTGGGGCTTCTGGGGCGTTTTCTTCGCTATCCCGCTGGCGACGCTGATTAAAGCGGTAGTCCATGCCTGGCCGGACAGCCCGGCGGTTGACGAACCGTAA
- a CDS encoding GntP family permease has translation MTSVSTLGAIAALVVAIFLILRKVSPAYGMMAGALVGGLIGGAGLVETVTLMVTGAQGITNAVLRILAAGVLAGVLIESGAANTIAETVVKKIGETRALLALAIATLCLTAVGVFIDVAVITVSPIALSIAHKAGLSKTAILLAMVGGGKAGNVMSPNPNTIAAADAFHVPLTSVMLAGVIPGLFGLVVAYLLAKKLSNKGSPVTADDVITHDATRQQPRFWVSVSAPLVAILLLSLRPIAGIAIDPLIALPVGGLVGTLLMGRARQTNQFMVAGLARMAPVAIMLLGTGTLAGIIANSELKEVLIHGLTASGLPAYLLAPVSGAIMSMATASTTAGTAVASSVFAPTLIELGVSALAGAAMIHAGATVLDHLPHGSFFHATGGSVNMLIRERLKLMPYETLVGLTIAVVSTLMFGVFGLAG, from the coding sequence ATGACATCGGTATCGACACTGGGAGCCATAGCCGCACTGGTCGTGGCCATATTTCTGATTTTACGTAAGGTTTCTCCGGCCTACGGCATGATGGCCGGCGCGCTGGTGGGCGGGCTTATCGGCGGCGCCGGGCTGGTTGAGACCGTCACGCTGATGGTCACCGGCGCGCAGGGGATCACCAACGCCGTGCTGCGTATTCTGGCGGCGGGCGTGCTGGCGGGGGTGCTGATTGAGTCCGGCGCGGCGAACACAATAGCCGAAACGGTGGTGAAAAAAATTGGCGAGACCCGGGCGCTGCTGGCGCTGGCGATAGCCACGCTGTGCCTCACCGCCGTCGGCGTGTTTATCGACGTGGCGGTGATTACCGTGTCGCCTATCGCGCTGTCCATCGCCCACAAAGCGGGGCTGTCGAAAACCGCGATTCTGCTGGCGATGGTGGGCGGCGGTAAAGCGGGGAACGTGATGTCGCCAAACCCGAATACCATCGCCGCCGCGGATGCCTTCCACGTCCCGCTGACCTCCGTGATGCTGGCTGGGGTGATCCCGGGCCTGTTCGGGCTGGTGGTGGCGTATCTGCTGGCGAAAAAACTGAGCAACAAAGGCAGCCCGGTGACCGCCGATGACGTGATTACGCACGACGCGACGCGCCAGCAGCCGCGTTTCTGGGTCTCCGTCAGCGCGCCGCTGGTGGCCATTCTTCTGCTCTCCCTGCGCCCGATTGCGGGCATTGCGATTGACCCGCTGATTGCGCTGCCGGTTGGCGGCCTTGTCGGAACGCTGCTGATGGGGCGCGCGCGGCAGACCAACCAGTTTATGGTGGCGGGCCTCGCCCGTATGGCGCCGGTGGCGATTATGCTGCTCGGCACGGGGACGCTGGCCGGGATTATCGCGAACTCTGAGCTGAAAGAGGTGCTGATCCACGGGCTGACGGCGTCGGGGCTTCCGGCGTATCTGCTGGCGCCGGTTTCCGGGGCGATAATGTCAATGGCGACGGCGTCAACCACGGCGGGCACGGCGGTAGCCTCCAGCGTCTTCGCGCCAACGCTTATCGAGCTGGGCGTTTCCGCGCTGGCGGGCGCGGCGATGATCCACGCTGGCGCTACGGTGCTCGACCACCTTCCGCACGGCAGTTTTTTCCATGCGACGGGCGGCAGCGTGAATATGCTTATTCGTGAGCGTCTGAAGCTGATGCCGTATGAAACGCTGGTCGGCCTGACCATTGCCGTTGTTTCCACATTGATGTTCGGCGTGTTTGGACTTGCAGGATAA
- the bcp gene encoding thioredoxin-dependent thiol peroxidase, producing MNPLKAGDIAPKFSLPDQDGEQVNLTDFQGQRVLVYFYPKAMTPGCTVQACGLRDNMDELKKAGVEVLGISTDKPEKLSRFAEKELLNFTLLSDEDHQVCEQFGVWGEKSFMGKTYDGIHRISFLVDGDGKVEHVFDDFKTSNHHDVVLNWLKESA from the coding sequence ATGAACCCACTGAAAGCCGGTGACATCGCACCGAAATTTAGCTTGCCCGATCAAGACGGCGAGCAAGTAAATTTAACCGACTTCCAGGGACAGCGAGTTCTGGTTTATTTTTACCCGAAGGCTATGACCCCAGGATGCACCGTGCAAGCCTGCGGCCTGCGCGACAATATGGATGAGCTAAAAAAAGCGGGCGTTGAGGTGCTGGGCATCAGCACTGACAAACCGGAAAAGCTCTCCCGTTTTGCCGAAAAAGAGCTGCTTAATTTTACCCTGCTGTCCGATGAAGACCACCAGGTCTGCGAACAGTTTGGCGTCTGGGGGGAGAAATCCTTCATGGGCAAAACCTACGACGGCATCCATCGCATCAGCTTCCTGGTGGATGGCGACGGCAAAGTCGAGCACGTGTTTGACGACTTCAAGACCAGCAACCACCACGACGTGGTGCTGAACTGGCTGAAAGAAAGCGCCTGA
- the bepA gene encoding beta-barrel assembly-enhancing protease: MFRPLRKTLLATLIASLTLGPVLPAFADSADTLPDIGTTAGSTLSIGQELQMGDYYVRQLRGSAPLINDPLLVQYINGLGMRLVSHANSVRTPFHFYLINNDELNAFAFFGGNVVLHSALFRFADTESQLASVMAHEISHVTQRHLARAMEDQRRNAPLTWVGALGSILLAMASPQAGMAALTGTLAGTQQGMISFTRQNEEEADRIGIQVLQRSGFDPQAMPQFMDKLLDQSRYASRPPEMLLTHPLPESRLADARNRANQMRPVVVQSSEDFYMAKARVLGMYNNGQNKLTSDLLDNWSKGNIREQHAAQYGRALQAMGADKYAEASKLLQPLLSANPQNPWYIDLATDIDLGQKKNSDAINRLKAARELRTNPVLQLNLANALLQGGQPAEAATLLNRYTFTYKDDTNGWELLAQAEAQLGNRDQELAARAENMALVGRLDQAISLLSGASAQVKLGSLQQARYDARIDQLRQLQETFKPYTKM, encoded by the coding sequence ATGTTCAGGCCGTTGAGAAAAACGCTGTTGGCGACACTCATAGCATCATTGACGCTGGGCCCGGTGCTGCCAGCCTTTGCCGATTCCGCAGATACGCTGCCGGACATAGGTACCACCGCAGGAAGCACGCTCTCCATCGGCCAGGAGTTGCAGATGGGGGATTATTACGTTCGTCAGCTTCGCGGCAGCGCCCCGCTGATTAACGACCCGCTGCTGGTGCAATATATTAACGGCCTCGGTATGCGGCTGGTGTCTCACGCCAACTCGGTGCGAACGCCCTTTCACTTCTACCTGATCAACAACGACGAGCTGAACGCCTTCGCCTTCTTCGGCGGTAACGTCGTTCTGCACTCGGCGCTGTTCCGCTTTGCCGATACCGAAAGCCAGCTGGCCTCCGTGATGGCGCACGAAATTTCCCACGTCACTCAGCGCCACCTGGCCCGCGCGATGGAAGACCAGAGGCGTAACGCGCCGCTGACGTGGGTGGGCGCGCTGGGGTCTATTCTGCTGGCCATGGCGAGTCCCCAGGCGGGGATGGCCGCGCTGACCGGCACCCTGGCTGGCACCCAGCAGGGGATGATCAGCTTCACCCGTCAGAACGAAGAGGAAGCGGATCGCATCGGTATCCAGGTGCTGCAGCGCTCGGGGTTCGATCCTCAGGCCATGCCGCAGTTTATGGATAAGCTGCTTGACCAGTCGCGCTACGCCTCCCGACCGCCGGAAATGCTGCTGACGCACCCCTTACCGGAAAGCCGTCTGGCCGACGCCCGCAACCGCGCCAACCAGATGCGCCCGGTGGTCGTCCAGTCCTCTGAAGATTTCTACATGGCGAAAGCACGCGTTCTCGGCATGTACAACAACGGGCAAAACAAGCTCACCAGCGACCTTCTTGATAACTGGTCGAAGGGCAATATCCGCGAGCAGCATGCCGCCCAGTATGGCCGCGCGCTGCAGGCCATGGGCGCAGATAAATACGCGGAAGCCAGCAAGCTGCTGCAGCCGCTGCTGAGCGCCAATCCGCAAAACCCCTGGTACATTGACCTTGCCACCGATATCGACCTCGGGCAGAAGAAAAACAGCGACGCCATTAACCGGCTGAAGGCCGCGCGCGAGCTGCGCACCAACCCGGTGCTGCAGCTGAACCTCGCCAACGCCCTGCTGCAGGGTGGACAGCCGGCCGAAGCGGCGACGCTGCTTAACCGCTACACCTTTACTTATAAAGACGACACCAACGGCTGGGAGCTGCTGGCGCAGGCCGAAGCACAGCTCGGCAACCGCGATCAGGAGCTGGCCGCCCGCGCGGAAAACATGGCGCTGGTCGGCCGTCTTGACCAGGCTATCTCCCTGCTCAGCGGCGCCAGCGCGCAGGTGAAGCTGGGCAGCCTGCAGCAGGCCCGCTACGACGCGCGTATCGACCAGTTGCGCCAGCTGCAGGAAACGTTCAAACCCTATACCAAAATGTAA
- a CDS encoding helix-turn-helix domain-containing protein: protein MEIKLHANATTTPRIRRYLQQSDKSDRELARELGISVTTVRRWRNREQVADRHTTPHVVHKAMRQEQIALVNALRDTLRSPLDELLFLVTEGLGISLSRATLNRYLRPAHQRPGDPGPQGMKALKAGRAADTLTLHYRLLSLGMDDGGDHHLLWAREPISGWCYARVYSGISQALVLNWLGEARACCPAAIQCIETEPVKWFAISPEGIAVHPREGASPTIVSLSEPLHMIIPSASEPDALAQRLCRLWNTGKTQKKLGERTPQAFLQALRRED from the coding sequence ATGGAAATAAAGCTGCACGCCAATGCCACCACCACGCCGCGCATTCGACGCTACCTGCAGCAGTCGGATAAAAGCGACCGCGAGCTGGCGCGTGAGCTGGGCATTTCCGTCACGACCGTGCGCCGCTGGCGTAATCGCGAGCAGGTTGCCGACCGCCACACCACGCCGCATGTGGTACACAAAGCGATGAGACAAGAGCAAATCGCGCTGGTGAACGCGCTGCGCGATACGCTGCGCTCGCCGCTGGATGAGCTGCTGTTTCTGGTGACGGAGGGGCTGGGCATTTCGCTCTCGCGGGCCACGCTGAACCGCTATCTGCGACCGGCGCATCAGCGCCCCGGCGATCCCGGGCCGCAGGGGATGAAAGCGCTGAAGGCGGGCAGGGCGGCCGACACGCTGACGCTGCACTACCGGCTGCTGTCGCTGGGCATGGACGACGGCGGCGACCACCATCTGCTGTGGGCGCGGGAGCCGATCAGCGGCTGGTGCTATGCCCGCGTCTATAGCGGTATTTCGCAGGCGCTGGTGCTGAACTGGCTTGGCGAAGCCAGGGCGTGCTGCCCGGCTGCTATTCAATGTATTGAGACAGAGCCTGTGAAATGGTTCGCGATAAGCCCGGAAGGGATAGCGGTTCATCCGCGCGAAGGCGCGTCGCCGACGATCGTTTCACTCAGCGAGCCGTTGCACATGATAATCCCGTCGGCGAGCGAACCCGACGCGCTGGCGCAGCGGCTGTGCCGCCTGTGGAATACCGGGAAGACGCAGAAAAAACTCGGCGAGCGTACGCCGCAGGCCTTTCTTCAGGCGCTGCGGCGCGAGGATTAG
- a CDS encoding glycerate kinase: MKIVIAPDSFKESLSAMGVACAIEAGFREIYPEAQYVKVPMADGGEGTVDSLVEASGGRYQDSEVMGPLGTPVTARWGMMGDGRTAIIEMAAASGLHHVPPPLRNPLNTTSYGTGELIVAALEQGVEQIILGIGGSATNDGGAGMMQALGARLLDENGKEIARCGGGLEALAEIDVSRLHPGLANVAITVACDVNNPLCGPRGASAVFGPQKGATPETIARLDAALANWGRLMAQTTGIEVLEAPGAGAAGGMGAALLGLLNARLRAGVEIVVETLALEEKLIDADLVITGEGRLDSQSICGKTPIGVARVAKRHHKPVIALAGGLQADHPVVFGHGIDAALSILTHVVTLPEALEEAEYNLRTTARNVAAIWKLASKA; the protein is encoded by the coding sequence ATGAAGATTGTGATTGCACCCGATTCGTTTAAAGAGAGCCTGTCGGCGATGGGCGTGGCCTGCGCCATTGAGGCCGGTTTCCGTGAAATCTATCCCGAGGCGCAGTACGTCAAAGTCCCGATGGCGGACGGGGGCGAGGGCACCGTCGATTCCCTGGTGGAGGCCAGCGGCGGGCGCTATCAGGACAGCGAGGTCATGGGGCCGCTGGGCACGCCGGTTACGGCGCGCTGGGGAATGATGGGCGATGGCCGGACGGCGATTATCGAAATGGCGGCGGCCTCCGGGCTGCACCACGTTCCGCCGCCGCTGCGTAACCCGCTTAATACCACCAGCTACGGCACCGGCGAGCTTATCGTCGCCGCGCTGGAGCAGGGCGTTGAGCAGATTATCCTCGGCATCGGCGGCAGCGCCACTAACGACGGCGGTGCGGGTATGATGCAGGCGTTAGGCGCGCGTTTGCTGGATGAGAACGGCAAAGAGATCGCCCGCTGCGGCGGCGGCCTGGAGGCGCTGGCGGAGATAGACGTCAGCCGGCTGCATCCGGGACTGGCCAATGTCGCTATCACCGTCGCCTGCGATGTGAATAACCCGCTGTGCGGGCCGCGCGGCGCCTCGGCGGTGTTTGGCCCGCAAAAAGGAGCTACCCCCGAAACGATCGCACGGCTTGATGCGGCATTAGCCAACTGGGGGCGCCTGATGGCGCAAACTACCGGCATTGAGGTGCTGGAGGCACCAGGCGCAGGCGCCGCGGGCGGCATGGGGGCGGCGCTGCTCGGCCTGCTCAACGCCAGGCTGCGGGCGGGGGTTGAGATAGTGGTCGAAACGCTGGCGCTTGAGGAGAAGCTTATCGATGCGGATCTGGTGATTACCGGGGAAGGGCGGCTCGACAGCCAGAGCATCTGCGGCAAGACGCCCATCGGCGTGGCGCGGGTGGCGAAACGTCACCATAAGCCGGTGATAGCCCTGGCCGGCGGGCTGCAGGCCGATCACCCGGTGGTGTTCGGACACGGTATCGATGCGGCGCTATCGATCCTGACGCACGTGGTGACGCTGCCGGAAGCGCTGGAGGAAGCGGAGTATAACCTGCGAACGACGGCGCGCAATGTTGCCGCCATCTGGAAGCTGGCGAGTAAGGCATAA
- the celB gene encoding PTS cellobiose transporter subunit IIC — protein MNNVLGFLEAKLMPLAAKTAQQRHLGAIRGAYVSFMPFIIVGSILLVISSFPNQGYQQFMSQTFGNSWSAIVEIPFNAVFSTMSLFISFLVAYRLAEHYGDDRVSCGILSLVCFLILTPFLKVAENGGITVMPVEWIGTKGLFVSMIGSLLWTELFCWLKRKKLVIKMPDGVPPAVQESFAALIPALLVMILVLAIRIAFENTHYRTIHQFIYEVVATPVRHYGTSYFGALMTVFSITILWSVGINSGSMINGIIRPLWMENQTDNIAAIQAGVTPPHIITEQFFDMIWMGGAGATLSLVIAMLIFARSKNMREVARLGAGASLFNINEPILFGLPVIMNPIMLIPFNLVPLVLVTVQYAAMKVGAVAVTTGVFIPWTLPPVISGFIVTGHLSGSVMQIINLLIGAMLYLPFMRIVDKQYRTAETATQSETNTLAKQE, from the coding sequence ATGAACAATGTTCTGGGATTTCTTGAAGCCAAACTGATGCCGCTGGCGGCAAAGACCGCGCAGCAGCGTCACCTGGGCGCTATTCGCGGCGCCTACGTCTCGTTCATGCCCTTTATTATTGTCGGGTCAATCCTGCTGGTCATCTCCTCGTTTCCGAACCAGGGCTACCAGCAGTTTATGTCTCAGACCTTTGGTAACAGCTGGAGCGCGATCGTCGAGATCCCGTTCAATGCGGTGTTCTCCACCATGTCGCTGTTTATCAGCTTTCTGGTGGCCTACCGTCTGGCGGAGCACTATGGCGATGATCGCGTCTCCTGCGGCATCCTCTCGCTGGTCTGCTTTCTGATCCTCACGCCGTTTCTTAAGGTTGCGGAGAACGGCGGCATCACCGTCATGCCGGTCGAGTGGATCGGCACCAAAGGCCTGTTTGTGTCGATGATAGGCTCGCTGCTCTGGACGGAGCTGTTCTGCTGGCTGAAGCGCAAAAAGCTGGTCATCAAAATGCCCGACGGCGTACCGCCCGCGGTGCAGGAATCCTTCGCCGCGCTGATCCCGGCGCTGCTGGTGATGATCCTGGTGCTGGCTATCCGCATCGCCTTTGAAAACACCCATTACCGCACCATTCACCAGTTTATTTACGAAGTGGTCGCCACGCCGGTGCGCCATTACGGAACCTCTTACTTCGGCGCGCTGATGACGGTGTTCAGCATCACCATTCTGTGGTCGGTCGGCATTAACTCCGGCTCGATGATCAACGGCATCATCCGCCCACTGTGGATGGAAAACCAGACCGACAACATCGCCGCCATTCAGGCTGGCGTCACCCCGCCGCATATTATTACCGAACAGTTTTTTGACATGATCTGGATGGGCGGCGCGGGCGCTACGCTCTCGCTGGTCATCGCGATGCTGATTTTCGCCCGCAGTAAAAACATGCGCGAGGTGGCGCGTCTTGGGGCGGGGGCGTCGCTGTTCAACATTAACGAACCGATTCTGTTCGGCCTGCCGGTTATCATGAACCCGATTATGCTGATCCCGTTCAACCTGGTGCCGCTGGTGCTGGTGACGGTGCAGTATGCCGCCATGAAGGTGGGCGCCGTTGCGGTGACGACCGGGGTATTTATTCCCTGGACGCTGCCGCCGGTCATCAGCGGCTTTATCGTTACCGGCCATTTATCCGGTAGCGTGATGCAAATCATCAATCTGCTGATTGGCGCGATGCTGTATCTGCCCTTTATGCGCATCGTCGACAAGCAGTACCGCACGGCGGAAACCGCCACGCAAAGCGAGACCAACACGCTGGCAAAACAGGAGTAA
- a CDS encoding glycine cleavage system transcriptional repressor, producing the protein MTASLHHYLVITALGADRPGIVNTITRHVSSCGCNIEDSRLAMLGDEFTFIMLLSGSWNAITLIESTLPLKGAELDLLIVMKRTTARPRPALPSTVWVQVDVPDSPHIIERFTGLFDAHEMNIAELVSRTQANEQDAPAQLFIQITAHSPASQNASNIEQAFKALCTELNAQGSINVVNYSQHDEQDGVE; encoded by the coding sequence TTGACAGCCTCATTACATCACTACCTGGTTATTACCGCACTGGGTGCCGACCGCCCTGGCATCGTGAATACCATTACCCGTCACGTCAGCAGCTGCGGCTGTAACATCGAAGATAGCCGACTGGCGATGCTGGGCGATGAGTTCACGTTTATCATGCTGCTTTCCGGCTCGTGGAACGCCATTACCCTGATTGAATCCACCCTGCCGTTAAAAGGGGCGGAACTGGATCTGCTGATTGTGATGAAGCGCACAACCGCGCGTCCGCGTCCGGCGCTCCCCTCCACCGTTTGGGTACAGGTCGACGTTCCTGACTCGCCGCACATTATCGAACGTTTCACCGGGCTCTTCGACGCCCACGAGATGAACATCGCCGAACTGGTGTCGCGCACGCAGGCGAACGAGCAAGATGCGCCCGCCCAGCTCTTCATCCAGATTACCGCTCATAGTCCTGCCTCGCAAAACGCGTCAAATATCGAGCAAGCGTTCAAAGCCCTATGTACAGAATTGAATGCACAAGGCAGTATAAACGTCGTCAATTATTCACAGCATGATGAACAGGATGGAGTTGAGTAA
- the arsC gene encoding arsenate reductase (glutaredoxin) (This arsenate reductase requires both glutathione and glutaredoxin to convert arsenate to arsenite, after which the efflux transporter formed by ArsA and ArsB can extrude the arsenite from the cell, providing resistance.) produces the protein MSHAVTIYHNPRCSKSRETLSLLKDQGVEPEVVLYLETPPDAVALTSLLKMLGMTSARELMRKKEDLYQALNLADDALSEAALLQAMVENPKLIERPIVVSCGKARIGRPPEQVLDIL, from the coding sequence ATGAGTCATGCGGTAACCATTTACCACAACCCGCGCTGCTCCAAGAGCCGCGAAACCCTGAGCCTGCTGAAGGACCAGGGCGTTGAGCCGGAGGTGGTGCTGTATCTTGAAACGCCGCCGGACGCCGTCGCCCTGACGTCGCTGCTGAAGATGCTGGGGATGACCAGCGCGCGCGAGCTGATGCGCAAAAAAGAAGATCTGTATCAGGCGCTGAACCTGGCCGACGACGCGCTGAGCGAAGCGGCGCTGCTCCAGGCGATGGTCGAAAATCCGAAGCTGATTGAGCGCCCGATCGTGGTCAGCTGCGGCAAAGCGCGCATCGGCCGCCCGCCTGAGCAGGTGCTCGACATTCTCTAA